TTTTGGAGCGTAATTTCCTTTTATTACATGTGAATTCATACTTTTAAATAAGGCCACTTCTCAGTTCATACATGTATAAGTTATAATGATACAGTAAGGTACAGTACAATgagcattttaaaacataaagcttgtgtaatataattgtatgatgttatcattataataaacatttattccAAAGTCAAGAACATGTGCAACATACACTTATCTATATGAAAACtaaaacatttcaataaaaatataactACAatacaactaatatatatatatatatatatataggcctatatatatatatatataaatataatgttgctatatatataaaatagcaacATAATGTTAAAAGAAACAATCAAActttacaaataattaaaaatagtcaAATTCACTCTTAGGCCCATTTTGTGATGACATTCCTGCAAAAATAACTCCCTGacacaaaattaaatgtgaaGGGCTCTTTGGAAGCTTCTGATCATTCCAGGAGATTGTTGAGGGCCTTTTCCTTGTCCTCTTCATCCATTGTAAGGAAAAGAGGCTCTTCCACTGGGCACCTGAGTAAATGTCTGTTGGAATGGAGCCATTTCACATCTTCTGTCATGTGATGTGTCCTTCATTAGAGAATGCTAAAGaaaaattttatttgaatatttattataaatgtaatatttgcaaAGCTATATATACAttgatatatatgtgtgtctaTATTTGAGACATACCTCACTGCTGCTAAGTGTAGCTTGTTCCCCACTTGGAAGGGCCTCTTGAAGGGTTTCTCTATACTGTAACATACATTTCTTGGTTAATTTAGATTTGGTAGGAAGGGGGTGCAAATGTAATGGTGGGCTGGAGGAAATGTCCAGTatttcagagaaaaccccaaAGTTCTCCAGAAGAATAAGGGTCCACCATATCCGTATGTTTGAAAAGTCACAATGGAAGACAAAAATATTGAGAAATCTTGAAATAGCAACTGCTACACCATCATAAAGTTCAATTACTTGAACTGAAATTACTTACAAatgtaaaatcaaagggtgctcccAAAACAAGATGTAGAGCATACTGTAAAGCAACAAAAATCAAGAAAATTCTCCCTGTAAAtgtcataaataaaaaattgcttcCTTGTTCCTTCTTTAACAACTACTTACGAAGCACACCAATCATTAGTTTATTTATATCAAAACATAATTTGTCTCACCATCAACATGAAGGCTCCACAGTCCACACCAATAATTTCTTGGGGGACAtcctaaaaaaaaagaagaagcatgaGGTTAAGTGTAAGGGTTTGGCACTTGTCCCAACTTTAACAGACTTCTTAaatcctctgctgggcctttttcacaatagaGTCAATGTTTCTCCCACTTCTGGTCCTGTAGGATGTAAttccaggaacctgaatgactctgtGTGTTTTACATTTCCATGTAATTTAACTTAAATGTGCAGCTGTGATGTTGCGATGTTGTATAAGTAAACCATATGTTGCTAGCGTTGCTGTTTGTGTAATGTGCATTGTTATAGGCATATTATGTCAAATGTGGACATTATGCTAAATAGTATAATATGTATATAGATGTGTAAGAGGACTGCACTTTGGTGGAACAAGCTGTGGCAGAGCAGAACTGcgcactgcccctttaaggatccaccaccaCCAACTAAAATGGCTGCTCATCAGATTACCAGGCGTCAACAATAAAGGTAACCAGGAAGATGGTTGTtcatgacaaaaaagaaaaagaagagagaTTTGAGACTGGTTAGAGGTGAAGTTGAGGTGTGCCAAGCTGATGTAAGGAGAAGGAAAGTTTGTGTACTGGGATGTGGATTAGGAACGCGATCGGAGAAGAGGAAACCACAAAGGGACAAATCTGACAGTGTTTATCACTTGTTGATTTGCACTTCTTGAGTGAAAGTGGAGTGGCATGAGTTCAGAGGCTCTTCAGGCGCCAAAGAGCTCCATGGTTAAGGTGTGACGGTAAAATAAAGGTCTATAGTGAAAGCGCTAGGTGATTCCTTGATTCTTCTGACCTACCTTTATTCCCTTGTGTTGGACTCTCGCTCCGTGTCTTGCAGTATTGCCCACAGTCACCAAACTGGTACATGCAAACTCTCCGTGAACCAGCGTGCGACATTCACAAACTTTCCTGCCTttaactctcactcactcactcactcactcactcacacacacacacacacacacacacacacacacacacacacacacacacacacacacacacacacacacacacacacacacacacacacacacacacaaaattattgttatatgattaTATGTTGAACATTTGAGATTGTTTGTGGTTTTAAAGTGAACAGGGACTTTAACTTGATCATTTGAAACCATACACAAACCTGAACATTTAAACTTTGATCATTAACACCGGAAAGTGAACCATGGTGTTCTTGATTTAAGCCAAACACTTGGACtgaactttatataaaaaaaattattattttaatgacatgGACACTTGAGAAGCTTCTAGACATTCAAACATTTGTCATTGTTCACTTTGTGACTTTATTCGTGGTGACGTGTAAAATTGGTGTGACATTTGTAGGCCTAACCTTTGAATTTAAATTTAACCAAGAAATCTGTTTGTTTGGCTTTAGAAAAACTGTGGGAGATATCTAACACTTAAAACCAGTGGGTTGATGGactgaacttaaaaaaaaaataccataattTGCTCTGTGGAAAAAAGCAACTTCGTAGGACAGTTGTAAAAGTGGTGTTGGAAGTGTGTTGTAATGTTAAACAGTTCATCCCCTAACACAAACCCAAAATTGAACATGTCCATTCCCAGCCCTACATCCACTTGTATGATGATTGAAGCTCCAAGATGCAACAGTCACCTGTTTGACATCAGTTGTCTTCAAATCTTCACATACCTATCTCCATACTCCTACCCAGTCTGTGGCCAAGGTTTCATCTGCCATCTTACAGGAAGACTTAAGTGGAACACTTCCAACATTGAAATCAGAAATGGACAAACTCATGACAGAGgtaaaatttataattttcaaatgaactgaataGTCAAGGATACCTTGTTGTTAGATGTGGATGTGATGCTAAAGTAGTTCCAATTGGAGATTCATCGGGACATCAAAGCTCACCTGGTGAACTCTCAAAAGAACCTACAACCACTCTCACCAGGGAATTGCCCACACTTGACTTCAGCTTTTGCCACCATTCCATTATCAGTCCACCAGCGTAACGAGTTCCAACCAGAACCTCTAGCTTCTAAGCTGTATTCCTCCACTGCACAACCATCCAGTCATCAGTCATGCCACCACCAAGAGACCAACTCACAGGGGTGTACATTTCGACCACCAAGGACCGATGTTTCTAAGCACCGGGTTCACATTGCTGCACACCTCATTCCACGAGTCATTCAGTACTATCATGTTAACACAGTGAGTAACCATGTGGGagtctacaaaacatttaaaagactCAACAAAGTTGCAGTCTGTCCAACAATGTGGACTGATGTGGAGAACATTTTGTCAAGGGCTGTAGGAAGTGTCAGTTTAATCTGACATATCTGATGGTGCTTCTCACCAGAGAGTGAGGCCTGGATTTTTTTCAAAGCTGTTGATTTGCACTTCTTGCATTCTTCATACTTCTTGATTCTTCTGACCTATCTTTTTTATTCCCTTGTGTTGGACTCCCGCTCTGTGTCCTGCAATATTGCCCACAGTCACCAAACTGGTACAAACTCTCAGTGAACCAGTGTGCGCATTCACAAACTTTCCTGCCTTTAACTTTTTCCTACACACActtgaataattaataattgttggatgttttgttctgttgggatttatatattttgtttgagtctttgactccttgcctttgtttactgttttcttttgttatttgaataataaacatgtgctttgaaatttgatacacttttattttgttatcgttttattgcatgtaattggtggcttttagagctatctggggcaaggtattcattttgacaggcctaaatgtgtctggcacccgaattttaaaatttaaatttagtACAGGGGCCACCACCATTACTGAGCATTCAAGGAATTTCACTCAGAATTTTCACAGATAAAACAAAGTAGACTTGAACAGCATTGACATGTGTTACTCATGTAGGTTATGGTGTCATTCTAGtcattttatatgtaatattgaCTATATTAACTCTTATCATTGCACCTAAATATGAacatcataaaaatgtatattgattAATCTGTAGTATTATTATGGTTTACACAAATTTCAATAAACATACTAAAGTACATTAATTAaacttgtgtgtgtatacaacAAGACCGTACATAAGAGAATaagcaatatatttttatagataGTAAGGCACACAGACAAatctgacaatggaagtgaatatatGTAGGTAAGTTAAATAAGTGAGCCAGTATGTTTATGGATGGCATACTCACATTTTAACCAAATGGGAAAGGTTGATCCCAAAATTGCTAAAGGATTTAATTACTTTTCTTAGTCATGgttaggagggttacttttgtatTCCAttgcagattacagaatacatgctgtaaaatgtaacttgtaatgtattctgttagattactctaGGTCAGTAAcatactctaaatactttggattacttattggtagattttttttcacttgttttgactacaaaAATTCTGCCAGCACAATAAGACaacatacacatgttaaaaatacattctgtgaaaaacctaaatatctcatgcagtgttgcttctaaaacaagatcaatcaaactgatcttgttttaaggattttaaaaattttttacaggaaaacaatactataattattatcaagaatacgctTTTTGCCCTAATACCAAACGTCTTACTAGAagaaattatgataaaaaaatatgatcatgcctgttaacatgtgcatgtaaaatgggtaGAAGTAGCATTAtagctttgcataaagctgacaatttacacaagatttatgtatattatttatttatatttcttctgctccaaacttacttcagactTCTCTTTCTTTGTAtgaacatcataagaaagtgattCCCTGCTGTTCAAGTGccctttggatcgcatcatttatttgtataaatattttccatctgaaaggacataatattaaaagaaacaaatgacaataaaatgcaaagtaatctgttcagtaatcaaaatactttttgaatgtaactgctttctaattaccaattatttaaattgtaactttagtggaattcagttacagtatattttgtattttaaatatgtaatccattacatgtaatccgttactccccaaccctgttagtaatttacttaaaataatatattttaatcttATCTGTAATACCAATTTCCTTTTGCTATGGCATATCAATTGTAATATCCATTATCCATAACAACATGGGCATAACCTGTGGGCATAATAATTTCAGCAATGTCATATGAACACCTGCCAAAATTATATTGCTCTCCCTCAACTCAGCAATATGAGGTCACATCACATTTACGCTGgtgacatatcttcctatggagtcTGTGTACTCCATAgtatttgactgtagctttaataaaatgggtttaccagggggGATTACAGTATAATTTTGGAAatgttatcattacacctgccaaaattatattgccctcccaatctcaggattaaagaTCActgagacatcacatttacactggtaACATAGCTTCCTGTGGAGGCTGTGTTCCTGTGAAGCATTTAACTGtagttttaataaaatgggtttaccagggggATTACAATTTTGGCAATGTTATCATTATACCTACTGAAATtatattgagaaaataaagtcaaaagtaacagtcagtatctggtgtggccaccagctgcaataagtactgcagtgcatctcctcctcatggacggCACCAGATTTGACAGTTCTTggtgtgagatgttaccccactcttccaccaaggcacttgcaagttcccagacattgctggggggaatggccctagccctcaccctcagatccaacaggtcccagacgtgctcaatggtaTTGAGATTCGGGCTCTCCggtggccatggcagaacactgacattcctgtctggcaggaaatcacgcacagaacgagcagtatggctggtggcattgtcatgctggaggatcatgtcaggatgagcctgcacgaagggtaccacatgagggaggagggtgtctcccctgtaatgcacagtgttgcgattgcctgcaatgacaacaagctcagtccgatgatgctgtgacacaccgccccagaccatgacggacccttcacctccaaatcgatcccgctctagagtacaggcctcagtgtaacgctcattccttcgacaataaacgtgagtccgaccatcacccctggtgagacaaaaccacgactcatcagtgaagagcactttttgccagtcctgtctagtccagcgaaggtgggtttgtgccgataggcgacgttgttgacctgccttacaacagacatacaagccctcagtccagcctctctcagcctgaGACAGTCTGAGCACCGATGGAGGGATAGTGCATTCCAGGTGTCATTTTGACAGTTGTTGttaccatcctgtacctgtcccgtggatgtgatattcggatgtaacgatcctgtgcaggtgttgttgaaaagttgtatatgttaacattagttaatgcactatgaactaacaatgaactattttatttttattaactaacattaacaaagaataataaatgctgtaaaaattgtATCGttcatgcattaactaatgtttacgaatggaactttattgtaaagtgttacccaattattccaaaaaaaaaaatattttccagattTATTATTCATAAAGTCAATACTTGTTAATTATTTATGGTATGTTTGCCACATCTATAAATCCAAATCGTTAGGTTGTTCCCAATCAGACACAAGACCATCAGTaaggtcaggcactgatgttgggaGATACACAAGGCCTGGCTTGCATTTGTCATTCCTATTTTTCCTAAAAGTATTTACATTTCAGGTCTACATACTTTTGTATTTTCTTGTGCTTCAAATATTAAATAGTGTACCTGTGTAAAAAAACTACTAAGGTAAACTACAATATTTATGCAACCGTTTTATTTTCGCAATACAATACAGGAAAGCTAACATTTgattaaaatctaaaataatttgaAGTGCAATTATTCCAAATGACATATTTGGAACAACAATCAGATTTAACAACAATACAAAAGATACAAATCAATATGGATCACATTAAATCATCCACTAATTAGCCAAGATCTGACTTTCTTTCAACATTTCATGCACCGGCAGCAACTTCACAATCAGAGACACTTTAATCAATGAGGACAgtaacagcaatggaatggctgAAATATGAagtgtgtaaaaaacaaataaaaaggtaAAGATTCAATTATTAAGGTTAATCAAGATGTGTCAAGTATAAAATTGGGCTAAATGCATACAATTATGCTAATACCATGCCAGGAACCTATTAAGATTTCAAAGGTGTGTGTAATACACTTGTGTTGGTTACATACAACAATCACGTATGTAATACTACTATCATTTTTCAGCAAAAGAGAGTGCATAGTATGCTAAGCATAAAATGCCATGGCCTTGGTCTTCAAATGTATGCTACAAAATAGAAAATATAGTCTACTCTAGAGACAATATAGATAATAGGTGATATATAGTATAACAGATGTCTATAGCATAGTATAATACACTGATAACACTGGTAATCCTTTCAAGGTTATGAGTTGGTCCAGTGAGTGTGAATAGCATGGAAATAGTTAACTGTATCAAAAATATCAGGTTACAGAAATATAAAACATCAGGCATAGACATTCAGCTTTACAACACATTCTAAAATAGTACCTGAAGATAAAATATAAGTCTCTAATAGAGCATTTGGACTAAAACTAATGAACAGAAGTCAACTTCAGTTTGAAGGcagtgataattaaaaaaaaaaaagctgcacaAAACATACACTTTCAGTAAGGTGTAATATATTAAACACATTCTTTTTAACCGTGTCCTTTATTATAATTAAGTAAAAATTAAAATAGATGGAATGCAAGAAAAATTAAGTAATTGTGTTCTTATTAACTCCTGGTAAATTCAACTGAAAATTTCATAGCTGTGCAAAccctaaaatacaaattatatatccCTAAATGAGCATAAGAGGTGTGTGAACATGCATATGACCTTTGACAATGACCTGTCGTTATGATTTGGCCCAATAAGGACCCAGTTAGACCTCAGAAATGGCCTGCCTTAGTTATTTCCATACACAGTGTTGAGTTGTTGGGTCACCCTAATAAAGGTGGTTCGACGACTTAACTCTTTCAGCTTGCCAGCGCCCACATATGTACAGGTGGAGCGAACTCCTCCCAGCACATCTCTTACTGTCACATCCACAGGCCCTTTGTAAGGCACTTCAACCGTCTTGCCCTCCGATGCCCTTAAAATACATATATGATGGTTAATTACAATATTAATCCTAACAAAAATAAGAATCAAGTGTGTgttaaatgtctgttttttttaaacagtccaGAAGGTACTGCAATTCTGTCTTTGAGAGCCAGTTTAAATCAAACTGGCTAACAAAGCTGATATTCAGGTCTACCCACATCTGCCCACTACCCCTTATTTAACATACCGGTAAATAACATTCATCCCatgttcagtcatgaaactctacatggcgCAAGCTGCTGGTAATCAACTAAGCCAATTACCTCAAATGGTGCAAGCTGAAAGGTCTACCAGATTACAAGCTTTGGCATGTAATCTGGTAGCCAATAAACTtgtttgtaacatttaaattgctcagttgTCTGAAGATAAACTGGTTTCACTGCAGAATGCCAAGACAGTTTTCGCTCTGAAACCCTCCACCCCTAAGCAATACTTGTCTAGATCTGCTGGAAATTGAATGTCTATATGTCCAATTGTGTAGCTGCAGAAGCATGTCTTATACTTTATGCTCAACAcagtgtgtctgtttatgttctAGCAGAGGCAAGTTtttgtacttgctctgcagcagcaacaGCATAAGCAGACCTAGTCCGCCAGGACCAAACTTAGAAACTTATCATATCCATTATACCACCCTAAATTTATTCCAAGATTTGTTATGACTGATTTAGGATAAAATAATCTACAAGTTAGATCATAATACCTTCTCTCAGCTGTACTCACCTGTACTCTGCTACACCTCCTGCATGCTTCTTCATGGCTGTGTCCGAGCTCATGCCATAGAAAAGTTTATACTTTGTGCCATTCTTCTCTATGATGTCACCCCCACTCTCTGAATGACCTGCAAGCATTCCTCCCAGCATTACAAAGTCAGCCCCTGCACCTGTTGGTCACACAGATTAGTCAATCAAATGCAAAGCCTCATGTGACAATAGTCACTTTTCCATTACTGGGTCAGATCTATCAACAGGCCAGCCGGGGCCATTAGCCTAAGACCTCGAGACCAAAATCAATATGCATCCCCACCATTGGGCCAATAGCCCAGCAGCGTTGCCCTAAAATCCACTTCTAATACGCCGCCCTGGTGCCAATgtcacacaccctgcccattttACAAGCAAGAAGGAAGTTCAAAAtgaggtatcagactctggagacaaGCTAGCCCTCGAAATGAACATGGTGGAGACTGAAGCTGCCGTTTCTTTGCTTATTTTGGTCTGTGCTTGGTGGAAAGCGAGACCTGACTCAGAGAAACTCTAactttgacattgaccccatcTCGATCCCCAGTGTGCCTTCTTTGGCCTAACAGTAATAGGCAGGCTGATGGCCCCTAGGAATCCCTGGAAGTGACAGTGGaaatgcaactggccctggccacactagcatgccctcaattggcccaatagtggaaatgTGGCTAATGTATCACATGTAAGGTCTCCTACACGCTTACCttaagtttttgttgtttttcttggcatttattatgtttaaatggTTTATAATTCTTGTGCTATGATTACGAGGCAGTATTACCGAGACTCACCAAATGCCTTGGAAACATCACCTGGGCAGGTACAGCCACCATCCTACATAAGAGACAAAAAAATGGTCAAATATTAATTTTCCACAAAGCATGCAAGTAGCATGGTAGgtcttttattattaatttccaATGTAAGAACTTGGCTCTTCTATATGACActagcaaacacaaacaaaccaaaagaGTCTCACAGATATAATGTGTCCACCCAGGCCATGTGCGGCATCAGCACACTCAATGACTGCACTCAGCTGAGGATACCCCACACCAGTCTTCTTACGAGTGGTACACACAGAACCTACACAAATAAAGATATAAAAAAGATGCTAAATCAAGCATGAGTAACTATGTGTGAAAAATAATGTAACACGCATTTGACACTTTTTGAATCTGTTGCAATAAATTATGGCTTATTTTACCTGGGCCAATGCCCACTTTGATGATGTCAGCACCAGCAAGAATCAATTCTTCCACCATCTCTCCTGTGACCACATTGCCAGCCTACAAAACAAGGATttcaaaatatcaatataattgCTAATGGGATTATGTAAATGTTTATCTGTTCTGGACTGGTAACTCACTATGATAGTGTGAGTGGGGAACTTCTGCCTCACATCTTTCACAAAGTTGACAAAGTGTTCAGAATAACCATTTGCTACATCAACACATATGTACTGAATCTGAGGTACAGCAGCCACAATGGCCCCCAGTCTCTCAAAATCTCCTTCACCTGTCCCTGTGCTGACTGCTACACtctagacagagagaaagaaagaagcatGAAAAATAATGAGAGACTGAGTCAGACCACTTAAAATATCAACCATTAAATCGAGAAAGATTTTGCTCACCTGTAAGCATTCAGGGTTCTTTGTAGCAAACTCCTTCCAATCATCCACACAGTAATGCTTATGGATGGCTGTAAAGAGACTAaactaaaagaaaacacaaataattacaataaataatatttacagctGCAGACTTAAGAAAACAACATaatcctataaaaaaaaaaacacgtttcTGTTAaacaaataattcacaaaaaaatgaaattctgtcaaaatttactcaaccttacgttgttccaaacctgtatgacttcttttTTCAGAAACATAAAAGAACAGCAGACAAGCTGGTGACCAATGGCCGCGACATACCCGATGCCCATGAGCTATATAAGGCCCACACAGAAACATCTACAACTGTtaagttgttttatgtagcatctGAAGTAGTGAAGCAGGCAATGTAAAAGATGCCAGGCCAGATTCCACCAGTGCCATACACAATGAAAACCCACCAAGTGGTCACATTCACTCCAGGAGGAATCCTTTACCGGGAAGTTAGTTGCATGTGCTCCACGCAAAAGCAGCTGAGATGTCAGTGCTTCACCACACAGCATTTCACTTTTAACAAGACAGCCCAAAAGGTGCCAAAAGAAGCAAATGCTTGGGAAAGTGGAAATATCATTGGAAAGTGGTGCCTGCTTATATACGACAATGACCTTTATTCTGGGATAATCATGCATACAGATGAAACACATACCCTTGTAAAATGTATGCACTGTGTTGGTGCCAACAGGTTGTTCTGGCCTCCAAGAGATGACTTTCTGTGGTATTTCTTTGATGATGTGCTCGAAATCATGCAAGCACCACAGCCTGTGACATCCCACCACATGGAAATCTAGAGTGATGTGTGGATTTGACTCACCCAGTCACTGTTATGATGCTCTTTTCATTTTTTGAGAGGATGaccaaagttttccattacatctCCAATTTTAACACAGCATTTCCCCTCCCCcagttttataaagtttataATGTAGAGAAACACTTTGTCCATACCACCCTGTCACAGTGAACCACCCCGTCACATCAGTTACCACCCCGTCACAGGGTCATTTTGTTACAATTttatggaaaggaaaggaaatgttacataaatgaatgttggatgatgttcttgttgtgtggactaatcaaataaatgtaacttcatttgtattttttaagtgaatttgtTTTTCCAGTACCAACAATGAGGCCATTGAAATGTCGAattcatatttcaagattaaaaatctatgaatatttttttttttattaaattacagacTTTCTATTGATGGTTTCCATAAAAGGGACATTTTACTATTaggaaaacatttgattttaaaaatctatttctagTTTTACTACTCTAATGGCGTACATATTGTCCGTAATGGGGTGGTACAAGAAAGGCTCCCTTGcctgaataaaaaggataataTTTGTAAGGATTTTGTGCCTGAGgtgggaaaatatgttttttttggagtattaatatatatttcagGTAAAAGAAAAAAGGTGGTTAATGAAAACTTTGCAAATTGCAAAGTGTAAATTGCACTCGTTTTTTAGAATTAC
The sequence above is a segment of the Xyrauchen texanus isolate HMW12.3.18 chromosome 2, RBS_HiC_50CHRs, whole genome shotgun sequence genome. Coding sequences within it:
- the LOC127656440 gene encoding GMP reductase 2-like isoform X1 codes for the protein MRCHSYRSTLQKEPHLTPETCFNLSPTSSTSSCTVPVRVSRPPSSAAMPRIENDVKLDFKDVLLRPKRSTLKSRSEVDLMRSFTFRNSKGSYRGIPIVAANMDTVGTFEMALALHQFSLFTAIHKHYCVDDWKEFATKNPECLQSVAVSTGTGEGDFERLGAIVAAVPQIQYICVDVANGYSEHFVNFVKDVRQKFPTHTIIAGNVVTGEMVEELILAGADIIKVGIGPGSVCTTRKKTGVGYPQLSAVIECADAAHGLGGHIISDGGCTCPGDVSKAFGAGADFVMLGGMLAGHSESGGDIIEKNGTKYKLFYGMSSDTAMKKHAGGVAEYRASEGKTVEVPYKGPVDVTVRDVLGGVRSTCTYVGAGKLKELSRRTTFIRVTQQLNTVYGNN
- the LOC127656440 gene encoding GMP reductase 2-like isoform X2, coding for MPRIENDVKLDFKDVLLRPKRSTLKSRSEVDLMRSFTFRNSKGSYRGIPIVAANMDTVGTFEMALALHQFSLFTAIHKHYCVDDWKEFATKNPECLQSVAVSTGTGEGDFERLGAIVAAVPQIQYICVDVANGYSEHFVNFVKDVRQKFPTHTIIAGNVVTGEMVEELILAGADIIKVGIGPGSVCTTRKKTGVGYPQLSAVIECADAAHGLGGHIISDGGCTCPGDVSKAFGAGADFVMLGGMLAGHSESGGDIIEKNGTKYKLFYGMSSDTAMKKHAGGVAEYRASEGKTVEVPYKGPVDVTVRDVLGGVRSTCTYVGAGKLKELSRRTTFIRVTQQLNTVYGNN